Genomic DNA from Harpia harpyja isolate bHarHar1 chromosome 13, bHarHar1 primary haplotype, whole genome shotgun sequence:
GCATTCTTGAGTTTTCTCCCATCTTTCTTTCAGAAGAAGCAAGTTTTCTGAGAAGAGCCTCTAAAGGTGTTGTTTCAGTGTGGTGGGGGGGAAGGATAGGTTGCTGTCAAGAACAGTCCTGGACAAATGACTTGGAAGACACGGGTTACTGATAAAAGCTAAGatttaaagaaatgaattttAGGTGCCCATCTtgagaacttttttaaaaagatattttaaaaagggtAAGGTATGTGCACAAGAACTTCCAAATATCTGTGAAGATGACAGCTTTAAGCACCCAAAAATCATATCCCCCTTGAAAATACAGGATCACAGCACCATTTTATTACCAGATAAACTAGTAATGTATTGTTACTACCAGAAGCCATGCATGTCAGCTATAGCTCTTTGAAAGGATTCAACAGAAGTATTTGAACCTCAGTTTTATAGCAAATTACAGTGCAATTTCTAGCTgtgtcattttcctttttttccccctgagttTATGATGGTTTAAAAAGAATGAACAAACTATGGATCGTGAGAGAGGTACAAATGCACAATCACTAAGCATTTaactttcccattttcttttctcttctttgttcCCCTGACCCAATAAAGGTATTGAAATAACAAATCATGCAACTGCAACATTAGAAGGCAATCAGATTTTCAACAACCGCTTTGGAGGTTTATTTCTAGCGTCTGGTGTCAATGTCACGATGAAAGGTGAGCCTGAGCCCTCGTTGGTTGTGTTTGttcacttctgcattttttatttggtgctgggttttgggtttatcgtaccatttttttccatttttggctCAGATTTGGTATTGCCTTAGGCTGAGTTGTAATGAAGAGTTTCAGCTGAAGGTAATAAGCCAAGCTAAGCTATCTTAGATTTTTAGACAGCCAGACACTTTCAAAGGTAACTTAAGGTTTTCCTATCACATTAAAACTCTGTTATTAGCTCTTCTGTGTCAAAATTGTTTCCAAACTGTTTATTGGTCTTTGGCCCACCTCAAATTCCAGTTCTAAGTTAGTATAGTGGAAAGTCTTTTGTCACATATCTGAAAACAAGTGTCCAGTAAAGAAACATGCCTCATGTGGCTTTGAGGATATAAAAGCATGAATATTCATAATTCCAAATCACTTTTTTCAGAAATTAGGAACAGTTTACACACATAAAATTCCCATGTATAGTGGGGAAGTGCGCATGAGACAAGATCCTCTTGGAGGAGATTGGAGTGATGGTTTGAATGCCAGACAGCTCCACAGGAggttattttagaagaaaaaggttCAGTTTGCAGAATTTTTACCTGCTTGGCTGTACTTGTTATGGCTTTTCCTGTATATTCTTTACACCACTTAAAACACAAGCTCTGGCTCCCTGCTTCACAGCTCCTGGGCTTACTGACTGCATCAGTCCATGCTGTGATGCTACTGAGAGCGGACGGAACTAGTTTGAGGTGCACTTTGGGACTTGACAGAAAACATAGTAGCTGAGTAACAAGAGAGGATTATCAAATTCACTGTGCCTTGGACACATCTTTTAAATGCTGGAGGTGGGCAGACCTAATTCCCACTTCCATTGTGGTGGAAAGTGCCTTATTTGTAAACTCCCCTGGGGTAAAAGCcatgcttttctgctttctaaGGGCTGGGTAAAAGTCCTTGTGGTAGACAAGAGGCTTTCAAACATTTGGGTTTCAGACTTCTCAACAGAAAACTTAAGCCTGATACCAAGGCTTGTTTCTCTAACCATTTATTCACAAACCAGTTCACAAAGAGTATTTAAATGAAGATTTATCAGGTACGTGTGTGTGCAAAGAGGAACAGTCTTTCTGGTCTGAGGAGTGCACTGCACTGTCTGGGCATCTGCCTTCGTCATCTGGCATTGAGATGTGATAGGCTTAAATGCCAAGACTAAAATGCAGACATAGAACTAACTGTTCCTAATGGGTTTAGCTCTtaaccgggggcgggggggctctgATTTaacacctcaagaaaaaaaaaaagtcattgatcCAGGTGTGATTAGTTCTCGGCTTTTTTGTCCCCCCCAACAGATAACAAAATAATGAACAATCAAGATGCCATAGAAAAAGCGGTCAGTAGAGGCCAGTGTCTATATAAGATTTCAAGTTACACCAGCTATCCGATGCATGACTTCTACAGGTAACGGGTTTTCTGTCACCTACAGTAAGGTTTTCAAATAAACGCAATTTCTCTTCTAGCAAGACCCCTAAAACAGTTGCCATCTGTTAACACACAAACGTGTACGCTTCCTCAACTGTAATAGAAGAGGATTAAACAAGTTCCCATTGTCTTGAATTTACTGTTACTGAATTTACTGTTACTGTGAACCTGAGCCTAAGGGATTATACAGAactgctttttcaaaacaagcaCCAGAAGTATGCCATGAAATCCAAGCTCATgtaaaattttcaggttttacAGTCCGATGCACAACCTTTTAGTGCTGTTCTGCCCCTACGCCCTCCCCCAGCCCTTTACTCAGCTCATCAGTTTTTGGTTCATGCCTAACATGCTGCATTTTACTTCAGATGTCACACCTGTAACACCACAGACCGTAATGCCATATGTGTGAACTGCATTAAGAAGTGCCATCAAGGACATGACGTAGAATTCATTAGACATGATAGGTACGTTTCAAATGAGTATGTTGAGCAATTACGACAACGCGAGTAAAGTAGAAACTAAAGAACTCTCTTTCTTTGTAGGTTTTTCTGTGACTGTGGTGCTGGAACACTGTCTAATCCCTGTACGCTTGCTGGAGAGCCTACACATGATACAGATACACTATATGACTCTGCTCCACCTATAGAATCTAATACATTGCAGCACAACTGAAttcctttcagaaagaaagtCCTGCCATTCTAATATCATAactgttaaaactttttttttggaggaagtTATACTTGCCCATTTCTGCAGAAAGAGACTGTATTAAAGCGGATGTGTGAGGTGTTGACACTATGGAGCTCAACCTACCAAAAAAGAAAGTGGCAATATGTTGACTCAGGATAACAGAACTGGGCGTTTTAGCATTACTGTGTAAACAAAGACTTTGAAGGgacagaagtgaagaaaaataagctgCAATTTTGTACAGATACCAACTTCTGAAAGCTGGTGTTTTTACAAGTAGCATTGAAACGCAGTCCAATTTGCAGTAGTACTATTCTGTAGACAAGCAGCATTCTTTGTTGCTGCCTTTATGGACATGGGTACCAATTGCTTTTGTAACATGGTAAAAAATGTGAGCTAGcacttctgcatttcttttgattttttaacatttattcagATTGAGAAATATGATTTTAATGCTTTAATCTCATGTAGTTTGTTTCTAATTTCAAGCAAAAAAATCTTATTGTACTTGAATGTGTCCTGTTTTGTTAGCACACCTAGACTTGCTGTAACTGTACTCATGTCCCAGTATGTACGTTCTTTCTATGAAAGAGAAAACACTAATCTTAAATTATATCCAGCAATTTTTCTGGTGTCCTCTGAAGTTAGAATaatctccttccctgccccagcaataGTCTGTACTCAAACCACCCTAACAAAAAAAGCGAGTGTTTTAATGAGACTTCCTAGACTATAATGCACTATAAAACAAAGTACCCATGTAACTAAGTTTTGTGAAAGAAATTTTACTATGTTTTAAAGTACACAGTAGAAAGTCTCCTCAAAACAGTCTTGTACTTTACTCTGTTCATAGTTTTTTTTGAACAGTCTGGACATTACTTACATAACCTGCTGGAAATCACAGTAATTTCCTGCTCTGATGAAGCTGAGACAAGTATATATACAGCCCTATACAGTTTCAtagcttttttccatttatgtgTATTGGTGACAGTGGGTAATCAACAGCCTGAAAGTGTATGCATGTACCATAACATCTAGACTTAATATATTGTGGAGTACTCAATAACCATTATGTAGAGGGTAGGTAAGAATTAAAGGGTTTAATTTCCTAGGAAAGACAATGGAAAAAtggtcatttttaaaaaataaagtttattagATCATAACGTTGTCTGATACCACCTTTTTGAGAAACCACCAGTACCAAAAACACTTGTGTTCTTAAAGATGATTGATCATAGCGGTAAGTTTCTGAACAGCATTTGCATCGCTTGTTGCGCCATCCACCACCAGGCAGAGATACCTAAGGGAAATAATGAAATCAGCTTTACCCAGCATGGACACAGAGCCTCAGCCTCCTCTTACTTGCACAGCTTTAGAAGAGGGAGATGCCATTTTGTGCCTGGTGTAAAGGCTGCCAGCAGCTGTCACTACCTGCTGCAGAGGCAGTCACCAGCAGCTCCAGTACTACTGTAacagcccccagtgcccccccagcacTGCGCAGCAGCCGTCAGCGCTGGGCTGGTTCAGGCATTCCTTCGGTTTGGCTTGGCTCGCAGCCAGCCCCACACCTCTATGGAAATTAAGCTCTTAGCCCTAGAGACTAGCAGGGTGACCCAAGGCTTAAAATACTGCATTACTCATTGTATCTGCCCTCTTGTAGTCAGGTTTTAGTACTTCCCTCCCTCACTGCTTGTGAGGTACATTTGATAGTCACAAAAATAGTTTTAACTGCCCCCCCTGCTGTGAGACTATGAGCAAAAGCCACTGCCCAATTTTTAAAATGGATGCCTACCAAGCAATGTGCAacttaaaaagggaaaacaaggcCTTACCTAAATACTCTCAGTGAAAGGGTCATTTTTTCAAACTCTTTCGCTTTTCTGTGCCCCTTCTGAATAACTTCCTCTGGAATATTAGCAAGTCTTGCTGCATTGAAGCCATAGCTCTTTGGACATGCTCCTTCGATGAACTTATACAGGAACGTAATTGTTTCCTGGCTTGGATCCTCACTCTCATTTTCAACCATACATGCCTAGAAAGAGTAAGTTACAAGTCAGTGTATGTAATACTTACCTACAGACTAATAAACACATGAAACATCACATCCTTTTCTCAGGACACATCTATGACTCTGGGTGGAAGAGTGCAGAAAAGCACACACAGCATGAGATCTATCAGCCAGAAGGAAAAATGCCATACTTCAGTGCTCAGAACTTGCGTGTTACACTTACACATACCATGTGGCCAAGCCGCACAGCCACGTTGTGTGAATGATCCTCTACCAGCGAATGGTAGTGTGTGGAGAACAGGGTCCGACACTTGATTTTCTCTGCAAGTTCTTTCACAACTGCACTTGCTATAGCTGTTCCGTCAAAAGTAGCTGTGCCTCTGCCTggagaagaaatggaaaagctttggCATACTCGGGAACAAAAGTGGCAAAGTAAATTCAATCCATAGTTTACTTGCTACTGAGGATAGACCCCCCACCTTTAATTGTTAATCTTGGCAAACAGAAGCAAAGATGCTTTTCTAAAGGCAAATGCAATGCATTGTTTGCCATGTATCAATttgtattgtttgtttttctccctcttcacTGTGTGGAAGACTGACAAAGAGCAGCGAGTAGTGACCCAAGTATTTGCCCCATAACAATCCCACTCTCTTCTGCACTGCAGAAGATGACACTTCTACTCTCTCTCGCCTTGCTACCGGCTTGCTCAAGGTTTGCTGCAAGTAATTAtgcaaaggaaagcaggaaaactCAGCTAGAAACAGGCTAGTAACGAttggggggtgggaggtgttGTATTAGTTCCCAGGGCACCTAAGAAGTATATGTTTTAAGACAGACATGCATAGATCCTGACCAGTTCAAACATTAGGAGCATTATGATGAAACTGCCCCTGTGTACTTGGTTGCCATTTAAACAGCCCAACTACCTTACAGCTAGTCTTCAATCTTAGATTTAATTTCCATCTATTACTAAATAGACTAATTACCCAGTTCATCCACAAGGACAAGGGAATGCTCTGTTGCATGCTGGAGAATGCTGGAAGTCTCACTCAATTCAACAAAGAAGGTACTTTCACCTttaaaagaaatgacaaaaaaaaaaaaagctatgaagtAGTCAAAGATCTGAAAACCACAACTAAACCCCCATTTAATCTGCACTAGAGTCTTGGTCAAGCTAAAATGAAACTTGACAGCAAACTGAAGATGAACAAAAacataaagctttttttccagcatgaaaaTGGTAGGTCTCCATTTGCCAGAAAAAGCAGGGTTTGGCTCCTTAAGAGTACAGGCATGGGCACAAGTACAGTTAATTGAGTAAGTTTTAGGCTACCTTATCTGTCTACTTTTAATAGCACTGGTCAGATGTGCCAGCTGGACAAAAAGAGGGGCACAAAGGATACAACATGGGGAGAATCTTTTGCCCCTTCTTGCTCTTAAATGCAAGAGGCAGGCCTAAGGTGTGTGGCTTTTCAGtgtaaaaaagcaagcagaaaatctTAAAAAAGACTAAGAGACTAGACTTACTGGTTTGGTTGTTGATGTCATAAGGTAATGAATTATTCACATAATTAAGGCTGTACTCATAGGTACTCTACTTGAGTGAGGTATGACAAAAGAAATGTACTGCTGCTAAGGACTGAACATCTTACAGGAGTTCTAACAACCCAGATAATACAAGGCCTGAAATTTAGAGCTGAAGTTGTATTTTAGCAGATTACAAGCAGAAGTACACAATCATTCAGACCCTTGTACATGGTAAATCCACACATATAAAGTCTCAGATTTACTAGTTCTTTGCAGGGTTCATTCTGAATAATCACATGCAGCAGCAATTAATGTAATTTCAGAGCAGGCAAGTATTTACTTCTGTACTCATGCTGCATGAGCACTGCTGTGCTCTAACATTAGTTTTTCAACATGAATTATTGAGCAGTGTCCAGCAATCCTGATATTCtccatttatttaaagaaatttccAGGATTTAATATGGTTTTAACAATGTTTAGGAATAACCATTTATTTGCTGTAGAAAATAAACCCCTAAAATTACATAGGCAATTTTTAAATGATACTACTTAAAATTTACTTCATAAAAGTCCTGTTGACATCCATTACAAAATGACTGCCATGGGACAACTTTCACTGTTCTTTCATTTCTACACAGTATGGAAACTAATGCGACAAGAACAGATTTCAAAGCTAGTTCCGCTGCGCAGCATTCAGCCTCATGATGTGAAAAAACATTTGTGCATGTATTTGGAAAAGAATTAGCTCTCAGTTGACAGAAACATAAGTTGAAAATCTTACATTTTTCTAGACCACCTCTCTCTTGCAGAAGGGGCAGTTTTTATTTCTACCGTAAGCACTTAAGTATTCTTCCATTCTTACAATTTCTTTTTGTACTGACattaaacaaaatggaaaatagcTGGGCAAAGAAACCCTTAATAAAATTCCCTAGCTGCAAAGAAAAGCCTTGATTCGGGGAAgggtgaatatttttttaattaagaactcGGAATGATTCATTTCCAAATTCCTTATGTGCAACAAGTTCAGTAGGCTTAATTCCTTTCATATTCACTGACCCACATTTTTCAGCAGAAAGATCACAGAAAATCTGCACCCTCCTTAAATGAGTTGTGATACTACTCTTCTTACCACAAAAAACAGTTTGTTCTTCTAGCCCCGCAACACTTCGCCTACCACCACAGGCAGACTTTCCCATTCCAGTTGTTGGGTCATCCTCCACTTCTGTCTTCTTCTCCAcgggaagaaacaaaatactcCCAAGAACTGTCAACTACCGCTTCCAAGAAGGAACCCTGCCTCTCTCTTCATTGTCTGAAGAAATCGGATTTCAGACATAAGGCAGGCATTCTGATTGAAACAAGGGACCTCTAGGTAGGCCTTGCAAGAAGGTAAAAAACAACTCCTCTACCACAGCTACCTGAACATCACTGTCCTATTCCAGAACACTTAGAAAAAGATACCCATGTAAGTAGAACACAATCAGCTGTACCATATCCAAAAAGATATTCCTCAGACTTGCATCCAGCTGGAAGGCAggcttttaatattaaaattcattaaaaagtgATCCTATGTGTCTGTCAAAAATAATGGAGGACAAGCATATCAAACAAATGAAGCATAACTACAATCCTGTTTCTACTCTGAACGACGAGAGACAACAAATGAGTCGCCCAGCTCTCCCCCCAAAATTAACAGACTATCCCTTTCCAACTTGCCActcaaagcaagaaaagaaactCACTCAGGGGCAAAAGCACTTTGGATTTCAGAAACTCACCTGCCATAATTCTGTCTGAGGCGCCAAGCCTCGTAAATACTCTGTCGATCGGTGTAAGCCTGCAGACTTCAGCAGGTACGTAGCATCCCAGTTGAGCCATTATAACCAGGAGACCAGCCTGCAgaacaaacattaaaacattttaatttttactatgTGCTTGGAGCTTCAGTTCCACACAGAGAACGAGGGAATGAAACTGTatttcccctaaaacaaagaCTAGAGTGCATAAAGCTTCCCACTGTTTTAACAGCTCTAGGCTGCAGCGTCATAATCTCAAGTAGGACTAAAGTACTCTGAAAGCCTTCAAAACACAAGTTATCACTGCAAGCAGTGTTAATAAAGCAAACTCCCCATTGCTTTCCCAGTGGCCGCTGAAGTCTATTTTCATCTTGTTTAACCTGCAGAAGCATCTTTTACCAGATGATGCCAAATCCTGGATAAGGCCACTTGAAAAAGATTTTTCCCAACCATCTCTcataagagaaataaaacttaTTCCTCACTAAAGTAAGCAAAAGTAGAAAATCTACTATCTAAACATGGGCATTTTCTACCAGATTATATTTTGTCTTTATGGTGTAATTGCTGTACTGTGCTGCACACCCTGAAGACCACTCCTGGGACCTCCTTTGACATTTATAAACAGTCATGTAGTTTTATGCAAAACACAGAGGTACACTGGAACATTCAATCTTATGCAGATAGTCAATCACCTGTCTCATGAGCGTAGATTTGCCACCCATATTCGGGCCAGTTACTAACACACAGGAAGCTTCACTACTGCTATCTTCATCTTTGCTGCCTATCACAATGTCATTAGGAATAAAATCATCCCCAAAGAAAGTTTTTGTAATACACGGATGGCGTGAATTTTTAAGTTCCAGGAAGGGAGGAGCACTATCCACAGGCAGTAGAATTACAGGTCGGCACAGTGGTCCACCACCATCTTGACTGTAGTTAGCAAGGGACATCAAGACATCTATAAGATTAAGAGAAATTCCAGTAAGTCACGCTTTCAACCTTTCTTTATTCATTCACTGGAATGCATTTACTCATTGAATAGCATTTTTGTAAACACAATTTTCCGTTTCCATTCCATTTTCCTGTTAAGGAAAACACCCAAGAAGTACTCCAGAAGAACAGGTAAAAGGTGGGAATGTTCACAATGTCTTTCCTCATTCCTTCCAGGTTTCTACTGATGCCAGATTAAAAATCCTCCCCTCTAGTTTTTAGTTTAAGTCTTTAAAATCCACATCATTTCACttcaaaagctatttttttaatgtacatgtataaaatattattttcttgcaTTGGTTTTTAATTTGGAACAGGGTAAGTAAAGAGGAAATCAGCTTCTGTGACAGTGAATTACTTTGTTAAGAATCATAATGCTGCTTGAAAGTTGCCAGAATAAATTTATACAAATACTAAAATTCTGTTGGCctagcagaaagcagcagcacaaccCCCCTCAATTAGCCTAGCTCTAAGGTTCTAAAAGCTGATTACCTACAAAATGAGACCATGTTACGTGATATTAGACACTTTATGTACACATATTACAGCTGAGCCTGAAAGCTGTCTCCCTTTCTACTGAAAATCAGTTCGGTACTTGCCCTGGTACTGAGCGTAGCTAATGTGACTGCTTCCCAGCTCTCTAGCCCGCTCAGAGAATCCGTTCCTAGACAACGCTCGCTGCCTGCCTGTCCTCCCCTTTCTGCCCCATTCAGAGagtgctttcatttttccctGGAACAAAGACATCCCAGAGTGCCTCATGCTAGCAGAAAATTCACAGTACAAGAGTACGCCAGTCCCGAGAAGGGAATGCAGGAGACTCTTCTACCCTAGAAATTTAAGGAAGATGTGGGCAAGTCTTCCTACTAGACCACCTTCTTCAAAGCAGTGACAATGaccactttttttatttttgaaggctGCTGAGAAAGCAGCCTGCTCAGACAAAGATGACTAGCAGGTTAAATTTTTATACCTCCATCTGCATCACTGCCTTCATTTAATAAGAAGCAACTAATCCATACACGAGAATCCTAGAAGCAGCGAGAGACCCACCAGGCTATGCTGAACAGTGAGAAATACTCAGCTGCACACCTACAATCACACAACAGGAATGAAGAAAGAGCTTGCAAACATCAGGACCCAACAACTGTTCTGCCATTTACTGACAGGAAGGAAACAGGTGATCACTGTTAATTATCAAACCTGTTATCACAATCAGAGTTTTTAAACTACAAATTAAGAGCTGGCAACAAACCTTTTTTGCTTATCCAGATCAGATTTCATCATTTACTATAGAAGAGTATTTATTCTAtatgtaaaaatgaagaaaatctcttACCTAACACAGCAATGCATTCCACAGCTGTCTGCCAGTCTTTGCTATTTTTATCGAAGTTGTAAAACAAACGCCTCATACAGTCTTTTAGTGCTGCATCTCTGCGCTCTTCAGCATTAACCATGGCAGCCAGCATCTTCTCTATCTCCTTGGTCCAGTAACGTTTATATCCCTTCCTGGTTGACTTCAACTCGTATTCCTCAGGCAAATTACGTGATACTACACTTTCCGGTATTTCCATTTGGTATCGGTTTTTGCCTGCCCCCCAGTAGAGCATGGATTTGAATCCAAGCAGTTTGCGTTGCTTATCCAGGTACTTGTGAAGATCTTCCTCAACAGCTTTAATATCCTGTAGTGCTTTATCGTAGTCGGGGTCAAAACCTGCCTTTGGAGTAATCACTCCAGTCTTTCGAGCTTGGTTATGATCAAAAGCAGTATCCCATCTTTTAAGCTCTGCACTCAAGTCTGGGAAGCGGCCATCTGGATTTTTGGCTTTGCGGGTGACCAGCTGCTGAAGGATTTTAGATTTGAAGTCGCTGGCAATTTCTTCCATGACATCAACAATTTCATTCATTACTTTAAACCCCTCCAGTGCAGACAAAAagtcagcaattttttttttgctgtatttgatTTCTTCATAAAAGATGGCCCTGCTGTCAGGATGGTTCTGACTTTTAAGTGGCGATCCAATACTGTGAATTTTGCTGAGCAGCCTTTCAAGGTCAGGAAGTTTCTTCAGGTGCTCGCTAACTTCAGACATTTTATCTGGCACTGCCAGAAGGTCCTCAACAGCATCTAATCGATCATTGATGGATTTAGGATTACAAAGCGGAGCACAGAGCCACTGTTTCAGGAGTCGCTTCCCAAATGGCGTACAACAAGAATCAATCCTTTCCAACAAAGTACCTTCTGTGGTTCCATTGGTTCCATTCTGCAGGACTTCCAAGTTCATCAGGGTGACTCCATCCAGCACCATCCGCTGGTCAGTTTTGGCAAAGAAACTACTTGGACTCGTAGTTTTTGCAGTATCAATATCCACAGGGACATACTCCTCAAAGTTTGCCAGCGATAACAGCTCCTGATCAATCAAACATTTTTTGAGATAGAAGACACATCCCCCAAGAGCTGACAAAGCTAATTCACTGTTTTCACCAGGAGTTAATCCCAGCGAGTCGCTCTCTGAAGTCAAAGATTTGATTACAGAGGGCAGAGAACATCCATTTTCAGAGTTCTGTTTCTCCTTGAAATATCCTTCTTCAAGAAGGACTTTTAGTGTTTTAGAGGCATTCCAGAACTGGGAACCAGAGATCAGCCCTTCCTGAATGCAAGAAACAAGTGAGCCCTTCAGTATCTTTTGTGTGTCCACAGACAGGTTCCCCTTCTCATACAGTACCTGCACGGGAGTGTAATGCGCTACTAAAGTCCTAAACCTCGAACAGTGCCGGTCATCTGAGAACTGGCCTACATAAAACTTCCCCACCGACGTGTCAACAAAGCAGACCCCATAAACACGTTGTCCAGAGGAGTC
This window encodes:
- the MSH6 gene encoding DNA mismatch repair protein Msh6 isoform X1; amino-acid sequence: MSRQSTLLRFFPKASPAPPRAAAPAPAPAPVPPQAGAGTRRRVSGEQNGRQAAAAATTSPTAAASNGAPGRAAARRKEAGEKGGGNGAAAKAPSVSCEYSPGDLVWAKMEGYPWWPCLIYNHPTERTIVRGKGKSTRVHVQFFDDSPTRGWVSIKYLRPYKGSSDGETRKGGMFYSTKPEIKRAMVLADDAMSKDKTKRLELAVCSEPSDTEEEEEEEEEMEQMSESASGNSDDCNSEEDVKTNKRVMSRESAIKAKRRRVLDSDSDHDGSDVEFKPDVKEVASSEEGSSGVDENESTDTETDTESVAESPIKVPSKRKRREINKPAKRSSLENEHSETPKRAATVSLEAKSKLTSFAAPETFESQANTCSGGTSGFAVWEHEKLDWLQEGKKKDAHRRRQSDPGYDPCTLYVPEDYLNKCTPGMRRWWQLKSQNFDAVIFYKVGKFYELYHMDAVTGVNELGLIFMKGTWAHSGFPETAFGRFSDVLVQKGYKVARVEQTETPEMMETRYKSMAHPTKFDKVVRREICRIITKGTQTYSVLDCDPSENHNKYLLCVKEKEDSSGQRVYGVCFVDTSVGKFYVGQFSDDRHCSRFRTLVAHYTPVQVLYEKGNLSVDTQKILKGSLVSCIQEGLISGSQFWNASKTLKVLLEEGYFKEKQNSENGCSLPSVIKSLTSESDSLGLTPGENSELALSALGGCVFYLKKCLIDQELLSLANFEEYVPVDIDTAKTTSPSSFFAKTDQRMVLDGVTLMNLEVLQNGTNGTTEGTLLERIDSCCTPFGKRLLKQWLCAPLCNPKSINDRLDAVEDLLAVPDKMSEVSEHLKKLPDLERLLSKIHSIGSPLKSQNHPDSRAIFYEEIKYSKKKIADFLSALEGFKVMNEIVDVMEEIASDFKSKILQQLVTRKAKNPDGRFPDLSAELKRWDTAFDHNQARKTGVITPKAGFDPDYDKALQDIKAVEEDLHKYLDKQRKLLGFKSMLYWGAGKNRYQMEIPESVVSRNLPEEYELKSTRKGYKRYWTKEIEKMLAAMVNAEERRDAALKDCMRRLFYNFDKNSKDWQTAVECIAVLDVLMSLANYSQDGGGPLCRPVILLPVDSAPPFLELKNSRHPCITKTFFGDDFIPNDIVIGSKDEDSSSEASCVLVTGPNMGGKSTLMRQAGLLVIMAQLGCYVPAEVCRLTPIDRVFTRLGASDRIMAGESTFFVELSETSSILQHATEHSLVLVDELGRGTATFDGTAIASAVVKELAEKIKCRTLFSTHYHSLVEDHSHNVAVRLGHMACMVENESEDPSQETITFLYKFIEGACPKSYGFNAARLANIPEEVIQKGHRKAKEFEKMTLSLRVFRYLCLVVDGATSDANAVQKLTAMINHL
- the MSH6 gene encoding DNA mismatch repair protein Msh6 isoform X2, which translates into the protein MSRQSTLLRFFPKASPAPPRAAAPAPAPAPVPPQAGAGTRRRVSGEQNGRQAAAAATTSPTAAASNGAPGRAAARRKEAGEKGGGNGAAAKAPSVSCEYSPGDLVWAKMEGYPWWPCLIYNHPTERTIVRGKGKSTRVHVQFFDDSPTRGWVSIKYLRPYKGSSDGETRKGGMFYSTKPEIKRAMVLADDAMSKDKTKRLELAVCSEPSDTEEEEEEEEEMEMSESASGNSDDCNSEEDVKTNKRVMSRESAIKAKRRRVLDSDSDHDGSDVEFKPDVKEVASSEEGSSGVDENESTDTETDTESVAESPIKVPSKRKRREINKPAKRSSLENEHSETPKRAATVSLEAKSKLTSFAAPETFESQANTCSGGTSGFAVWEHEKLDWLQEGKKKDAHRRRQSDPGYDPCTLYVPEDYLNKCTPGMRRWWQLKSQNFDAVIFYKVGKFYELYHMDAVTGVNELGLIFMKGTWAHSGFPETAFGRFSDVLVQKGYKVARVEQTETPEMMETRYKSMAHPTKFDKVVRREICRIITKGTQTYSVLDCDPSENHNKYLLCVKEKEDSSGQRVYGVCFVDTSVGKFYVGQFSDDRHCSRFRTLVAHYTPVQVLYEKGNLSVDTQKILKGSLVSCIQEGLISGSQFWNASKTLKVLLEEGYFKEKQNSENGCSLPSVIKSLTSESDSLGLTPGENSELALSALGGCVFYLKKCLIDQELLSLANFEEYVPVDIDTAKTTSPSSFFAKTDQRMVLDGVTLMNLEVLQNGTNGTTEGTLLERIDSCCTPFGKRLLKQWLCAPLCNPKSINDRLDAVEDLLAVPDKMSEVSEHLKKLPDLERLLSKIHSIGSPLKSQNHPDSRAIFYEEIKYSKKKIADFLSALEGFKVMNEIVDVMEEIASDFKSKILQQLVTRKAKNPDGRFPDLSAELKRWDTAFDHNQARKTGVITPKAGFDPDYDKALQDIKAVEEDLHKYLDKQRKLLGFKSMLYWGAGKNRYQMEIPESVVSRNLPEEYELKSTRKGYKRYWTKEIEKMLAAMVNAEERRDAALKDCMRRLFYNFDKNSKDWQTAVECIAVLDVLMSLANYSQDGGGPLCRPVILLPVDSAPPFLELKNSRHPCITKTFFGDDFIPNDIVIGSKDEDSSSEASCVLVTGPNMGGKSTLMRQAGLLVIMAQLGCYVPAEVCRLTPIDRVFTRLGASDRIMAGESTFFVELSETSSILQHATEHSLVLVDELGRGTATFDGTAIASAVVKELAEKIKCRTLFSTHYHSLVEDHSHNVAVRLGHMACMVENESEDPSQETITFLYKFIEGACPKSYGFNAARLANIPEEVIQKGHRKAKEFEKMTLSLRVFRYLCLVVDGATSDANAVQKLTAMINHL